The Spirochaetia bacterium 38H-sp genome includes the window CGGACCTCCCAAAAAAACAAAATCCCTGTAACCTCTGTCAATCATCCAGTTGGTAAGCTTATACATAGCCTGAAAGTTATCGTTATCCACCCAGAGCATTTTATCATCCGGTATAGGATGACCTATAACTACAAAGGGTATGCTCTGGCTCTGCATATAATCTATACAGTCATCTTTCTCTCTTACAGTAAGCATTACAAAACCATCCACTCTTCTGGAACGATAAAGTTCTTTGATGTATTCCAATTCCTGATTTTGATCCTTGGAAAAAGCATAGAGAATAAAATAATGACAGGACTGAGCATATACGCTCAGTCCGCGCAAGGCATGTATAAAAAACGGGTTTAAAAAAAGGT containing:
- a CDS encoding LacI family DNA-binding transcriptional regulator, producing MNKRKVTIKDVAKMAGVSPSTVSRAIYDSAPLKQETKDRIFYAMAKLNYYPNAAARSLVQKKTMSLGVILPNDEGDLFLNPFFIHALRGLSVYAQSCHYFILYAFSKDQNQELEYIKELYRSRRVDGFVMLTVREKDDCIDYMQSQSIPFVVIGHPIPDDKMLWVDNDNFQAMYKLTNWMIDRGYRDFVFLGGP